One Oncorhynchus clarkii lewisi isolate Uvic-CL-2024 chromosome 31, UVic_Ocla_1.0, whole genome shotgun sequence DNA segment encodes these proteins:
- the LOC139390451 gene encoding LOW QUALITY PROTEIN: protocadherin gamma-C5-like (The sequence of the model RefSeq protein was modified relative to this genomic sequence to represent the inferred CDS: substituted 1 base at 1 genomic stop codon) produces MIMFQSDWFKEAEGFSTMDSDIPSECARIDRDTLCGQSASCILPLKVVIENPLQLHRIEVDIXDINDNSPTFLTKEQALKIAESTVAGVHFPLERAEDPDVGSNSFKSYTISKDDCFSLKVKELRNGRKVPELVLEKPLDRERKAVHQLILTALDGGSPVRSGTSQITITVLDVNDNIPVFEKSMYKASIGENSAKGAFMVKLKATDKDDGQNGEVKYTFGEHTPESVLSTFDIDTEKGEMFLKGKLDYETAANFEIDITAKDKGIPEMEGHCSVQVEVVDLNDNAPEIVLTSQPSPVREDAPSGTVVALISARDLDSGNNGKVTLQLPRDYNFSLKPSFSNNYALVTSGVLDRESFSGYNIEITATDSGSPPLTTKKAIPVSIIDVNANSPKFTQSSYNVYLKENGLPGSMLSSVSASDLDFGDNAKISYCILDSKVQGVSVSSYVYMNSDNGSIYSMHSFDYETLKVFQILVQAKDHGSPSLSSNATVHVFILDQNDNAPAVISPSVISPNVLDASLPDSAWTFESQQVSSEV; encoded by the exons ATGATTATGTTTCAGTCTGACTGGTTTAAAGAGGCTGAgggtttcagcaccatggacagcgacaTTCCCTCTGAAtgtgct AGAATAGATAGAGACACTTTATGCGGACAAAGCGCCAGCTGCATTTTACCTCTAAAGGTTGTAATTGAGAACCCGTTACAGTTACATCGAATTGAGGTGGACATATGAGACATAAATGACAATTCCCCTACTTTTCTCACAAAGGAGCAGGCTTTAAAAATTGCAGAATCGACTGTAGCGGGTGTTCATTTTCCACTGGAGAGAGCAGAGGACCCTGACGTGGGAAGCAACTCATTTAAATCCTATACCATCAGTAAAGACGACTGTTTTAGTTTAAAAGTAAAAGAGCTTCGTAATGGAAGAAAAGTCCCTGAACTGGTTTTAGAGAAACCACTTGACCGAGAGAGAAAAGCTGTCCATCAGCTAATATTGACAGCACTAGATGGGGGGAGTCCAGTCAGATCCGGGACGTCACAGATAACAATCACAGTGCTTGATGTAAATGATAATATCCCAGTATTCGAAAAATCAATGTATAAAGCTTCCATCGGCGAAAATAGCGCAAAAGGCGCTTTCATGGTTAAACTTAAGGCAACGGATAAAGATGATGGTCAAAATGGTGAGGTAAAATATACATTTGGTGAGCACACACCCGAGTCTGTACTTTCTACATTTGATATTGATACGGAAAAAGGAGAGATGTTTTTGAAAGGTAAATTAGATTACGAAACTGCTGCAAACTTTGAAATTGATATCACTGCTAAAGATAAAGGTATCCCGGAGATGGAAGGACACTGTAGTGTGCAGGTGGAAGTGGTTGACCTGAACGACAATGCTCCCGAAATCGTTCTCACCTCCCAACCGAGTCCGGTGCGAGAAGATGCGCCAAGTGGCACAGTCGTGGCTTTGATCAGCGCCCGGGACCTAGACTCCGGTAATAACGGTAAAGTTACGTTACAACTCCCGCGAGACTATAATTTTAGTTTGAAACCGTCATTTTCTAATAATTATGCACTGGTCACCAGTGGTGTTTTAGACCGAGAGAGCTTCTCGGGGTATAATATTGAGATAACAGCCACAGATTCGGGCTCCCCTCCCCTGACTACCAAGAAAGCTATACCTGTCAGTATCATTGATGTCAACGCCAACTCCCCTAAATTCACTCAGTCCTCCTATAATGTCTATTTAAAAGAGAATGGACTACCAGGCTCCATGCTCTCCTCAGTATCTGCATCTGACCTGGATTTCGGGGATAATGCCAAgatctcctactgtatcctgGACTCCAAAGTGCAGGGCGTGTCTGTCTCCTCCTATGTGTATATGAACTCTGATAACGGCAGCATCTACAGCATGCACTCGTTTGACTATGAAACACTGAAGGTGTTTCAGATTCTGGTGCAGGCAAAGGACCACGGCTCTCCGTCTCTGAGCAGCAACGCCACTGTCCATGTTTTTATCCTGGACCAGAACGACAATGCCCCCGCTGTTATTTCCCCCTCCGTTATTTCCCCCAACGTTCTAGACGCGTCTTTACCCGACAGCGCCTGGACCTTTGAGAGCCAGCAGGTGAGCAGTGAAGTGTAG